A genomic stretch from Erwinia sp. E_sp_B01_1 includes:
- a CDS encoding MFS transporter translates to MRRYPRIRWLMIVFCFFAIAINYIDRINLAIAAPHIKADLGLDDTSMGLVLGAFFWTYALMQIPAGRLIDRLGARTGLALAVGWWSLFTVFTSFGKGFTSLFAARLALGIGEAGGNPGCVKVVYSWFPKKQRATASGIFDAGPRAGSALALPLVAWLISTWDWETSFVVTGALGLVWVVIWLVFYRDPEKMKGLDETERQNLIEDRAVPVTDENAKVELWSLFRHRNVWGMMIGFFCMNFATYFFVTWFPTYLTMAHGFSLKELGTLGAIPALMGIPGSLLGGLVSDTLYRKGFSLTAARKTCLVTGMLLSSVIAFAAFTDSIAVILTLFSITYAGLAFTAANIWTLPADVAPASNYVATLGGIQNFAGNLAGIVTASFTGLMLSLSHGSFVVPLVVAGGICVLGALTFMFVLGKLEPLPVSTSPKRNVVATAND, encoded by the coding sequence ATGCGCAGATATCCACGAATTCGCTGGCTGATGATCGTGTTCTGCTTTTTTGCCATCGCCATCAATTACATCGACCGCATTAACCTGGCTATTGCCGCTCCGCATATCAAAGCCGACCTGGGTCTTGATGACACCAGCATGGGCCTGGTGCTGGGCGCGTTCTTCTGGACCTATGCGCTGATGCAGATCCCGGCGGGACGCCTGATTGACCGCCTTGGCGCGCGTACTGGCCTTGCGCTGGCGGTGGGCTGGTGGTCTCTCTTCACCGTGTTTACTTCATTCGGGAAAGGATTTACCTCACTGTTTGCTGCCCGTCTGGCACTGGGTATTGGTGAAGCGGGAGGCAATCCCGGCTGCGTTAAGGTGGTTTACAGCTGGTTTCCTAAAAAACAGCGCGCCACCGCCAGTGGGATCTTTGATGCCGGCCCGCGTGCCGGGAGTGCGCTGGCGCTGCCGCTGGTCGCCTGGCTGATCAGTACCTGGGACTGGGAAACCTCTTTTGTGGTCACCGGTGCACTAGGCCTGGTATGGGTGGTCATCTGGCTGGTGTTCTACCGCGATCCCGAAAAGATGAAAGGGCTGGATGAAACGGAACGCCAGAACCTTATCGAAGATCGCGCTGTACCGGTGACCGATGAAAACGCGAAGGTCGAGCTCTGGTCGTTGTTCCGCCACCGTAACGTCTGGGGCATGATGATTGGATTCTTCTGCATGAACTTTGCCACCTACTTCTTTGTGACCTGGTTCCCGACCTACCTGACGATGGCGCACGGCTTCTCGCTGAAAGAGTTGGGCACTTTGGGGGCGATCCCGGCTCTGATGGGCATTCCCGGCAGTCTGTTAGGCGGTCTGGTTTCCGACACGCTCTACCGTAAAGGATTCAGCCTGACAGCAGCACGTAAAACCTGTCTGGTCACAGGCATGCTGCTCTCTTCCGTAATAGCTTTCGCTGCCTTCACCGACAGCATTGCGGTGATCCTGACGCTGTTCTCCATCACCTACGCCGGTCTGGCGTTTACCGCAGCCAATATCTGGACGCTGCCTGCTGATGTGGCTCCGGCCAGTAACTATGTTGCCACCCTGGGAGGCATCCAGAACTTTGCGGGAAATCTCGCCGGGATTGTTACCGCCTCGTTCACCGGATTAATGCTCAGCCTCAGCCACGGTTCTTTCGTGGTGCCTTTAGTGGTAGCGGGGGGCATCTGCGTGCTGGGCGCGCTGACCTTCATGTTTGTACTCGGCAAGCTGGAGCCGCTTCCTGTCAGCACCAGTCCCAAAAGGAATGTGGTTGCCACTGCCAACGACTGA
- a CDS encoding alpha-hydroxy acid oxidase, producing the protein MTIRGETTAINIAVTPEATTRPVSTVPGHFRDLLALDDFERHARKRLPNMIFQYVKGGAETGRGLAAAYEAYQQYAFVPRMFRDVSGRDQQVNLLGHDWSHPFGVAPLGGASFVSYRADLMLAKAARAMNVPMILSASSLIPLEEVIAANPDAWFQAYLAGDQPRIDRLVERVERAGYKTLVVTGDTPMLGNREHNTRSGFSMPIKLTPKVMWQSAISPRWLLGTVAQTYLRHGAPHFENTDAERGPPMMSNKVRNTNARDKLSWKHVEAIRKKWKGNLVIKGLMSPEDAFIARDAGADAVILSNHGGRQLDHTIPPLHTLPEIAAAKGNMKVIIDSGIRRGTDVMKAMALGADFVFLGRPFLYGSVIGAQAGIEHAMHILRDEIDRDMALIGVSRPGQLDSALLRRAPLFAREG; encoded by the coding sequence ATGACAATTCGTGGAGAAACCACCGCTATCAACATCGCCGTTACGCCGGAAGCGACTACCCGTCCGGTCAGCACTGTACCAGGCCATTTTCGTGACCTGCTGGCGCTGGATGACTTTGAACGTCATGCCCGTAAGCGTTTGCCCAATATGATTTTTCAGTATGTTAAGGGGGGCGCTGAAACCGGAAGAGGTCTGGCTGCTGCTTATGAGGCTTACCAGCAGTATGCCTTTGTGCCACGCATGTTCAGGGACGTCTCAGGGCGCGATCAGCAGGTTAATCTGCTGGGCCATGACTGGTCACACCCCTTTGGTGTTGCTCCGCTTGGCGGCGCGTCTTTTGTCAGCTACCGTGCCGACCTGATGCTGGCAAAAGCGGCGCGGGCGATGAACGTGCCGATGATCCTCAGCGCCTCCTCGCTGATCCCGCTTGAGGAGGTGATTGCCGCCAACCCTGATGCGTGGTTCCAGGCCTATCTGGCAGGCGATCAGCCGCGTATTGACCGGCTGGTGGAGCGCGTTGAACGTGCGGGTTACAAAACGCTGGTCGTAACCGGAGATACTCCGATGCTGGGCAACCGCGAACATAACACGCGCAGTGGTTTCAGCATGCCGATAAAACTGACGCCAAAGGTAATGTGGCAGAGCGCCATCAGCCCACGCTGGCTGCTGGGTACCGTAGCACAAACCTATCTGCGCCACGGCGCACCCCACTTTGAAAACACCGATGCCGAGCGCGGCCCACCCATGATGTCGAACAAGGTGCGCAACACCAACGCGCGCGACAAACTGAGCTGGAAACACGTCGAAGCCATCCGCAAAAAATGGAAAGGTAACCTGGTGATTAAAGGGCTGATGTCGCCTGAGGATGCGTTTATTGCGCGGGATGCAGGGGCCGATGCGGTGATCCTCTCCAACCACGGTGGGCGCCAGCTCGATCATACCATTCCCCCGTTACATACCCTGCCTGAGATTGCCGCTGCCAAAGGGAATATGAAAGTGATTATCGACAGCGGCATTCGCCGGGGCACAGACGTGATGAAAGCGATGGCGCTTGGGGCCGACTTTGTGTTTCTCGGACGCCCGTTCCTGTATGGCTCCGTTATCGGCGCTCAGGCCGGAATTGAACATGCGATGCATATTCTGCGCGATGAAATTGACCGGGATATGGCACTGATTGGAGTGAGCCGTCCCGGACAACTCGATTCCGCATTGCTGCGTCGTGCTCCCCTGTTTGCACGCGAGGGATAA
- a CDS encoding beta-propeller fold lactonase family protein — MKKVVMVAGMMLIASAAMAQEKTFVYVSNGDSGTVNAYALDKGKHKLTPVGDYPTGLKSMPLVVSGDKKTLYVSVRSQPYHISAWHIQTDGSLTHFADTPLPEAMAYVALDKTGRFLLSSSYGGDMFSINRIADDGKVESAPVQVVHTGKRAHSIQTDPTNRYLYVPLLGADQMLQYRFDSQSGKVTANTPGFVNIQREAATGPRHFVFAPKRDGKGEQNIYLLTEMAGNISRLTQDKDGTLQEKEVTPSLDPVIAGGMQRGEPRPLTGDDDLPQSAKPRIWQADIHITPDGRFLYSTERTSSTITAFRVSPEDGRLSFISSLKTETQPRGFAIDKTGHYLIESGQKSNKVALYSIDQGNGRLNLLERVPTGNGANWVTIVE; from the coding sequence ATGAAAAAGGTGGTCATGGTCGCCGGCATGATGCTGATCGCATCAGCCGCAATGGCGCAGGAAAAGACATTTGTTTACGTATCAAACGGGGACAGCGGCACGGTGAACGCCTACGCACTGGATAAGGGGAAGCATAAACTGACGCCCGTTGGCGACTATCCAACCGGCCTGAAAAGCATGCCTCTGGTGGTCTCCGGCGATAAAAAGACGCTCTATGTCTCTGTGCGCAGCCAGCCTTATCATATATCGGCCTGGCATATTCAGACGGATGGGTCGTTGACCCATTTTGCCGATACGCCGCTGCCGGAAGCGATGGCTTATGTCGCGCTGGATAAAACCGGGCGATTTCTCCTCTCCTCATCTTATGGCGGCGATATGTTCAGCATTAACCGCATCGCTGATGACGGTAAAGTGGAAAGCGCGCCTGTACAGGTGGTGCACACTGGCAAACGTGCCCACTCCATTCAGACCGATCCCACTAACCGCTATCTGTATGTTCCACTGCTTGGTGCAGATCAGATGTTGCAGTACCGGTTTGACAGTCAGAGCGGCAAAGTCACTGCTAATACTCCAGGCTTTGTGAATATTCAGCGTGAAGCGGCTACCGGACCCCGTCATTTTGTTTTTGCACCGAAACGTGATGGGAAGGGCGAGCAGAACATCTATCTGCTGACGGAGATGGCAGGCAATATCTCACGGCTGACGCAGGATAAAGACGGCACTCTGCAGGAAAAAGAAGTGACACCGTCACTCGATCCGGTTATTGCCGGTGGGATGCAGCGGGGGGAGCCAAGGCCGCTGACCGGCGACGATGATTTACCTCAGTCAGCGAAACCGCGGATATGGCAGGCCGACATTCATATTACGCCTGACGGGCGTTTTCTCTATTCCACTGAGCGTACCAGCAGCACTATCACGGCATTTCGCGTCTCCCCGGAGGATGGCAGGTTATCTTTTATTAGCAGCCTGAAAACTGAAACCCAGCCACGCGGATTTGCTATAGATAAGACAGGCCATTACTTAATCGAATCAGGACAGAAGTCGAATAAGGTGGCGCTCTATTCTATTGATCAGGGAAATGGCCGGCTCAATTTACTTGAGCGTGTGCCAACGGGTAACGGAGCCAACTGGGTGACAATCGTCGAATAA
- a CDS encoding LacI family DNA-binding transcriptional regulator — MSEKQNGSGRVSLEDVARLSGVSTATVSRVLNGSSTVKAARREAVEKACEELGYVINRAARTLASRRSMTIGAVVPTLATETFSRPLAAFQQLIHEAGYTLLLANSNFDPETELKEVNKLIEYGIDGLMLVGNTHHPRLWERIEQQNIACVQAFSQDREKPSVGYDSEGAAETLANHLLGLGHRRFAVIVGTPPTNDRVSERLKGTRRALQQHGLSLPDTHLIDNAFTMNEARKAVFRLLDGAEPPTAIVCGNDLLAFGAMRAASERYLRIPNDISIVGFNDYEYAEHLEHPLTTMRVDLASIGQHAARYLLNTLNNQTAEAHTAIKTELIVRGSTGSVPREP, encoded by the coding sequence ATGAGTGAGAAACAAAATGGATCTGGCCGCGTATCACTGGAAGATGTTGCACGTCTCTCAGGGGTATCCACCGCCACGGTCTCACGGGTGCTGAACGGCAGCAGCACGGTGAAAGCAGCACGCCGCGAAGCGGTGGAAAAAGCCTGTGAAGAACTGGGGTACGTTATTAACCGTGCCGCGCGCACTCTGGCTTCACGCCGGAGTATGACCATTGGTGCCGTGGTCCCCACGCTTGCAACAGAAACTTTTTCGCGACCGCTTGCAGCATTTCAACAACTGATACATGAAGCGGGTTATACCCTGCTGCTGGCAAATTCTAATTTTGACCCGGAGACCGAGCTGAAAGAGGTCAACAAGCTGATTGAATACGGTATTGACGGCCTCATGCTGGTGGGTAATACCCATCATCCGAGGCTGTGGGAGCGTATAGAGCAGCAAAATATCGCCTGTGTGCAGGCCTTTTCTCAGGATCGGGAAAAACCCAGCGTCGGTTACGACAGCGAGGGGGCAGCGGAGACGCTTGCCAATCACCTGCTTGGACTGGGGCACCGGCGTTTCGCCGTGATTGTGGGGACACCGCCTACCAACGACCGTGTCTCAGAACGCCTTAAAGGCACACGGCGGGCGTTGCAGCAGCATGGCCTTTCGCTGCCTGATACACACCTGATCGACAATGCCTTTACCATGAATGAGGCGCGTAAGGCGGTTTTCCGTCTGCTTGATGGCGCTGAACCCCCTACTGCGATTGTCTGCGGTAACGATCTGCTGGCTTTCGGGGCGATGCGGGCGGCCAGCGAACGTTACCTGCGCATTCCAAATGACATCTCTATCGTCGGCTTCAACGATTACGAGTATGCCGAGCACCTGGAACATCCGCTGACCACCATGCGCGTTGATCTGGCGTCGATTGGTCAACACGCCGCACGGTATCTGTTAAATACGCTGAATAATCAGACCGCTGAAGCGCATACGGCAATCAAAACCGAGCTTATAGTCCGGGGCAGCACCGGATCTGTGCCGCGAGAGCCTTAA
- a CDS encoding substrate-binding domain-containing protein, which translates to MKLVIYSALTLSAPFSLLTEQWQKQQPDTRLEIRWHPSTVIEKTLRQGEQADLVIATVATVSNLIQSGLADAGSRIELVDSPIGIAVVEGAPKPDISSRDRLVESLLAARSVAWSEAGASGVWFSQLMKQLGIDQELRSRGTVIPAGFTAEQLVKGNADLAVQQISELLMVRGIDIAGPLPPGTQQPISISAAVLAQAELPARAGEFLAWLKQPQVTEIFTQFGLVRRD; encoded by the coding sequence ATGAAATTAGTCATTTACAGCGCCCTGACCCTGAGCGCCCCGTTCAGTTTGCTGACGGAACAGTGGCAGAAGCAGCAGCCCGATACGCGGCTGGAGATACGCTGGCACCCCAGCACAGTTATTGAAAAAACGCTCAGGCAGGGCGAGCAGGCTGACCTGGTCATTGCCACTGTTGCAACGGTCAGTAACCTGATTCAGTCCGGGCTGGCTGATGCCGGGAGCCGCATTGAACTGGTTGACTCTCCGATTGGCATCGCGGTGGTGGAGGGCGCGCCGAAGCCGGATATCAGCAGCCGCGACAGGTTGGTTGAGAGCCTGCTCGCGGCGCGATCTGTGGCCTGGTCGGAAGCCGGAGCCAGTGGCGTCTGGTTTTCACAGTTGATGAAGCAGCTCGGCATTGATCAGGAGCTGCGTTCGCGTGGCACCGTCATTCCTGCCGGTTTTACCGCTGAGCAACTGGTGAAGGGAAACGCGGACCTGGCGGTGCAGCAGATCAGCGAGCTGTTGATGGTCAGGGGTATTGATATCGCAGGCCCGCTGCCGCCCGGCACACAGCAGCCCATTTCGATTTCGGCTGCTGTGCTGGCCCAGGCTGAGCTTCCTGCGCGGGCAGGAGAATTTCTGGCGTGGCTGAAGCAGCCTCAGGTGACGGAGATTTTCACCCAGTTTGGTCTGGTGCGCCGCGATTAA